One genomic segment of Streptomyces sp. RerS4 includes these proteins:
- a CDS encoding nuclease-related domain-containing protein, whose amino-acid sequence MRALKVLPSGRPGRGMLYVNGPDGRAVAWYDRRTNRISVLSDDQRDAVLAALRPYLTGGWTVGPPPVPTAAELRRLALPPDEDLAPNRPGEILIGELAYGTPGSRARHRLRQDLHARQRVGAELDALEAADWRALHDVPLPGLGLLDHLLVGPSGVLAVRTVPGRRQRARIGDLLLTVGRSEPRPDPRWIRRAAACAARLLTAPVTPVLALADASRVEVAPTVRDILVLQPPTAASTLRGIPQCLKPPDVEALFGLARSLPTWT is encoded by the coding sequence ATGCGCGCACTCAAGGTGCTTCCGAGCGGTCGGCCCGGCCGGGGCATGCTGTACGTGAACGGGCCCGACGGGCGGGCGGTCGCCTGGTACGACCGTCGGACCAACCGGATCAGCGTACTGTCCGACGATCAACGCGACGCCGTACTGGCCGCCCTACGCCCGTACTTGACCGGTGGCTGGACCGTGGGCCCGCCCCCCGTCCCCACCGCCGCCGAGCTGCGCCGCCTGGCCCTGCCACCCGACGAGGACCTGGCCCCGAACCGGCCGGGGGAGATCCTGATCGGCGAGCTCGCCTACGGAACCCCGGGCAGCCGGGCCCGCCACCGGCTCCGCCAGGACCTCCACGCCCGGCAACGGGTGGGCGCGGAGCTCGACGCCCTCGAAGCCGCCGACTGGCGGGCCCTGCACGACGTCCCGCTCCCCGGACTCGGGCTCCTGGACCACCTGCTCGTCGGCCCGTCCGGGGTGCTCGCCGTCCGCACCGTCCCGGGCCGCCGTCAGCGGGCCCGGATCGGGGACCTGCTGCTCACGGTGGGCCGCTCCGAACCCCGCCCCGACCCGCGCTGGATCCGCCGCGCGGCGGCCTGCGCCGCCCGGCTGTTGACGGCGCCGGTGACCCCGGTCCTGGCCCTGGCCGACGCCTCCCGCGTGGAGGTGGCCCCGACCGTCCGGGACATCCTGGTCCTCCAACCCCCGACGGCCGCGAGCACGCTCAGGGGGATACCCCAGTGCCTCAAACCCCCGGATGTGGAAGCCCTGTTCGGCCTGGCCCGCAGCCTCCCGACCTGGACCTGA
- the ligD gene encoding non-homologous end-joining DNA ligase has protein sequence MTPITMVEGRRIALSNLDKVLYQRTGFTKGEVLHYYATIADHLLAHVRDRPVSFLRYPDGPDGQLFFTKNPPPGTPEWVRTAPVPRSDDPRAEQVVVDDLPSLMWAANLVVEFHTPQWRAGAPAIADRIVFDLDPGPPAGVVECCAIALWLRERLAADGLEAYAKTSGSKGLHLAVAVEPTPSEQVSAYAKGLAQEAERALPELTTHRMAKDLRPGKVFVDHSQNAAAKTTAAPYTLRARALPTVSAPVSWEEVTACRTPSDLLFLADDIPPRLAADGDLFAPLTDPDRAGRLP, from the coding sequence ATGACGCCGATCACCATGGTGGAGGGGCGTCGGATCGCGCTCAGCAACCTGGACAAGGTCCTGTACCAGCGGACCGGCTTCACCAAGGGCGAGGTCCTGCACTACTACGCCACCATCGCGGACCACCTCCTCGCGCACGTCCGGGACCGGCCGGTCTCCTTCCTGCGCTATCCGGACGGCCCCGACGGGCAGCTGTTCTTCACCAAGAACCCGCCGCCCGGTACCCCCGAATGGGTGAGGACGGCCCCCGTGCCCCGCTCCGATGACCCCCGCGCCGAACAGGTCGTCGTCGACGACCTGCCGAGCCTGATGTGGGCCGCCAACCTCGTAGTGGAGTTCCACACCCCCCAGTGGCGCGCCGGCGCCCCCGCCATCGCCGACCGCATCGTCTTCGACCTCGACCCCGGCCCGCCCGCCGGCGTCGTCGAGTGCTGCGCCATCGCCCTGTGGCTGCGCGAGCGGCTCGCCGCCGACGGACTGGAGGCCTACGCCAAAACCTCCGGCTCCAAGGGGCTCCACCTGGCCGTGGCGGTCGAGCCGACCCCCTCCGAGCAGGTGTCGGCGTACGCCAAGGGCTTGGCCCAGGAGGCCGAACGGGCGCTGCCCGAGCTGACCACCCACCGGATGGCCAAGGACCTGCGCCCCGGCAAGGTGTTCGTCGACCACAGCCAGAACGCCGCCGCCAAGACCACCGCGGCCCCCTACACCCTGCGGGCCCGCGCCCTGCCGACCGTCTCCGCGCCCGTCTCGTGGGAGGAGGTCACCGCCTGCCGTACCCCCTCCGACCTGCTGTTCCTCGCCGACGACATCCCGCCGCGGCTCGCCGCCGACGGGGACCTGTTCGCCCCGCTGACCGACCCGGACCGGGCGGGGAGGCTGCCGTGA
- a CDS encoding DUF6479 family protein, translating to MNTTLTYIALDRILTDIAWFLVVGIIVAGFLLGGFKLGQRVRAKEPPPPTPESQPHLPNGGAVHEVREEREDVEIPEGGLRPHEMQGYGNFGSRPHSHPEEARAERESGYEQPEGPGPHPQPGAPPDAGRGAHA from the coding sequence ATGAACACGACCCTGACCTACATCGCGCTGGACAGGATCCTGACCGACATCGCGTGGTTCCTGGTGGTCGGAATCATCGTGGCCGGGTTCCTCCTCGGGGGGTTCAAGCTGGGCCAGCGCGTGCGGGCGAAGGAGCCGCCGCCGCCCACCCCCGAGAGCCAGCCGCACCTGCCGAACGGCGGCGCGGTGCACGAGGTGCGCGAGGAGCGCGAGGACGTCGAGATCCCGGAGGGCGGTCTACGTCCGCACGAGATGCAGGGCTACGGGAACTTCGGGTCCCGCCCCCACAGCCACCCCGAGGAGGCGCGCGCCGAGCGCGAATCGGGCTACGAGCAGCCCGAGGGGCCCGGACCGCACCCCCAGCCCGGCGCTCCCCCGGACGCGGGGCGCGGCGCCCACGCCTGA
- a CDS encoding ATP-dependent DNA ligase yields MTTDPPIRVALAVAVRSLPQGAGLAYEPKFDGHRLVVVRTATGVVLQARSGRDVTAAFPDLVAAALLLPAGTVLDGEVVVWSAGRTDFALVQRRAAAPTAARAAVLAQSLPASYAAFDVLELAGVDVRGRPYERRRALLVDLLLPLGPPLQPVPMTTDVELAETWYETLPASGIEGLVVKRLDEAYPAGRRAWRKLRHTDVRDAAVVGYTGTPRRPSALVLVPAGAEDETPLVSSPLSAGLRAELAAALAASGKAGRAPVSIATAIGVGDVPYHPLDPPLAAEIRHTSTRHPPPEVLRLRTDLTDL; encoded by the coding sequence GTGACCACGGACCCGCCGATCCGCGTCGCCCTCGCCGTCGCCGTACGGAGCCTGCCGCAGGGGGCGGGTCTGGCGTACGAGCCCAAGTTCGACGGCCACCGCCTCGTGGTCGTGCGTACGGCCACCGGTGTCGTGCTCCAGGCCCGCTCCGGGCGCGACGTCACCGCGGCCTTCCCCGACCTGGTGGCCGCCGCCCTCCTGCTGCCCGCCGGGACGGTGCTCGACGGCGAGGTGGTGGTCTGGAGCGCCGGCCGCACGGACTTCGCGCTGGTCCAGCGGCGGGCCGCGGCGCCGACGGCGGCCCGCGCGGCGGTGCTCGCGCAGAGCCTGCCGGCCTCGTACGCGGCGTTCGACGTGCTGGAACTGGCCGGGGTCGACGTGCGCGGGCGCCCGTACGAGCGTCGCCGCGCGCTCCTCGTCGACCTGCTGCTGCCGCTCGGCCCGCCGCTCCAGCCCGTCCCGATGACCACCGACGTCGAACTGGCCGAGACCTGGTACGAGACCCTGCCCGCCAGCGGCATCGAGGGGCTGGTGGTGAAACGGCTGGACGAGGCCTACCCGGCCGGCCGGCGCGCCTGGCGCAAGCTGCGCCACACCGACGTCCGCGACGCGGCGGTGGTCGGCTACACCGGGACGCCGCGCCGCCCGTCGGCGCTCGTCCTGGTGCCGGCCGGGGCGGAGGACGAGACCCCGCTGGTGTCGAGCCCGCTGTCGGCGGGGCTGCGGGCCGAGCTGGCGGCGGCGCTGGCAGCCAGTGGGAAGGCGGGTCGCGCCCCTGTGTCGATCGCGACGGCGATCGGCGTCGGGGACGTGCCGTACCACCCGCTGGACCCGCCCCTGGCCGCCGAGATCCGACACACCTCGACCCGCCACCCGCCGCCGGAGGTACTCCGGCTCCGGACGGACCTGACAGACCTCTGA
- a CDS encoding TetR/AcrR family transcriptional regulator — translation MTVRAYRRLGVEERRAQLLDAALALFAQRAPEEVSLDDVAEAAGVSRPLVYRYFPGGKQQLYEAALRSAADLLELCFAEPQSGPLTRRLSRALDRYLAFVDEHDAGFAALLHGGSVVETSRTTATVDGIRRAAAHQILVHLGVPAPGPRLRMMVRTWITAVEAASLIWIDEGKQPEVDSLRDWLVDQFIALLTATAATDPQTAAAARAALALEPADGPVGVLARRVVPVVSEAAHLL, via the coding sequence ATGACCGTACGGGCCTACCGCAGACTGGGCGTCGAGGAGCGGCGGGCCCAACTCCTCGACGCCGCCCTGGCGCTGTTCGCCCAGCGGGCACCCGAAGAGGTCTCCCTCGACGACGTCGCGGAGGCCGCCGGGGTGTCCAGGCCGCTGGTCTACCGGTACTTCCCCGGCGGCAAACAGCAGCTCTACGAGGCGGCCCTGCGCTCGGCGGCCGACCTGCTCGAACTGTGCTTCGCCGAACCCCAGTCCGGCCCCCTCACCCGCCGACTGTCGCGCGCCCTGGACCGCTACCTGGCCTTCGTGGACGAACACGACGCCGGCTTCGCCGCCCTCCTCCACGGCGGCAGCGTCGTCGAGACCTCCCGCACCACCGCGACGGTGGACGGCATCCGCCGCGCCGCCGCCCACCAGATCCTCGTCCACCTCGGCGTGCCCGCCCCCGGCCCGCGCCTGCGCATGATGGTCCGCACCTGGATCACGGCCGTCGAGGCGGCCTCGCTGATCTGGATCGACGAGGGCAAACAGCCCGAGGTCGACTCCCTGCGCGACTGGCTCGTCGACCAGTTCATCGCCCTCCTCACGGCCACCGCCGCCACCGACCCGCAGACGGCCGCCGCCGCGCGGGCGGCGCTCGCGCTGGAACCGGCGGACGGCCCGGTCGGCGTCCTCGCCCGGCGTGTCGTCCCCGTGGTCTCCGAGGCCGCGCACCTGCTGTGA
- a CDS encoding ferritin-like domain-containing protein, whose amino-acid sequence MSTHELYTKAPGEDVWRIPASGSARFSWEYDGGRERLLALYQKGKDKQWDGAKRIDWDIEVDPYDPLGTPDEVLTLYGTRYWAKMTEKDKGDLRRHYSAWNFSQFLHGEQGAMVCAARIVESVPDLDAKFYSATQTMDEARHAEIFGRFLHEKVGMLYPANDHLRELLGDTLRDSRWDMPYLGMQVLIEGLALAAFGMIRDTTDKPLPKQILAYVMQDEARHVAFGRMALRDYYRQLTDAELREREEFVIEGCHLMRDRLRGVEVLENFGVPRKEAEEFSERSEFLRLFRKLLFSRIVPCVKDIGLWGDRLQKAYLDMGVFDMGDSNLDLLMTQDEEIAESLDRERFAAEERARVAEVEATIQEGAGGSAGSAARE is encoded by the coding sequence GTGTCGACGCACGAGCTCTACACCAAGGCCCCGGGCGAGGACGTCTGGCGGATCCCCGCCTCCGGTTCGGCCCGCTTCAGCTGGGAGTACGACGGCGGCCGCGAACGGCTCCTCGCCCTGTACCAGAAGGGCAAGGACAAGCAGTGGGACGGCGCCAAACGCATCGACTGGGACATCGAGGTCGACCCGTACGACCCGCTGGGCACCCCCGACGAGGTCCTCACCCTGTACGGGACGCGGTACTGGGCCAAGATGACCGAGAAGGACAAGGGCGACCTGCGACGCCACTACAGCGCCTGGAACTTCAGCCAGTTCCTGCACGGCGAGCAGGGCGCGATGGTGTGCGCGGCGCGCATCGTGGAGTCGGTGCCCGACCTCGACGCGAAGTTCTACTCGGCCACCCAGACCATGGACGAGGCCCGCCACGCGGAGATCTTCGGCCGCTTCCTGCACGAGAAGGTCGGGATGCTCTACCCGGCCAACGACCACCTCCGGGAACTCCTCGGCGACACCCTGCGCGACTCCCGCTGGGACATGCCGTACCTGGGCATGCAGGTGCTCATCGAGGGGCTGGCGCTGGCGGCGTTCGGCATGATCCGCGACACCACGGACAAGCCGCTGCCGAAGCAGATCCTCGCCTACGTGATGCAGGACGAGGCCCGCCACGTGGCCTTCGGACGCATGGCCCTGCGCGACTACTACCGGCAACTGACGGACGCCGAACTGCGCGAGCGCGAGGAGTTCGTGATCGAGGGCTGCCACCTGATGCGCGACCGGCTGCGCGGGGTGGAGGTGCTGGAGAACTTCGGCGTCCCGAGGAAGGAGGCCGAGGAGTTCAGCGAACGGTCCGAATTCCTGCGGCTGTTCCGCAAGCTCCTCTTCAGCCGGATCGTGCCGTGCGTGAAGGACATCGGCCTGTGGGGCGACCGCCTCCAGAAGGCGTACCTGGACATGGGCGTCTTCGACATGGGCGACTCCAACCTCGACCTCCTGATGACCCAGGACGAGGAGATCGCCGAATCCCTCGACCGCGAACGCTTCGCGGCCGAGGAACGCGCCCGCGTGGCGGAGGTGGAGGCCACCATCCAGGAGGGCGCGGGCGGGTCGGCGGGATCCGCGGCACGGGAATAG
- a CDS encoding penicillin-binding transpeptidase domain-containing protein: MIRYIRWCAYFCALLLLALLVNVARVQVWEAAAYGANPANKRPVIARYAEPRGDILVDGKPVTGSRDSGQLLRYERTYADGPLYAPVTGFSSQTYGTSFVERAEDAILAGTDPGLSAFPLWYELSRGRPGGGDAATTIRAALQTAAYRGLGGKRGAVAALEPATGRILALVSSPSYDPGLLSGTGTRVKAAWERLNADPTRPMLNRALRETYPPGSTFKIVTAAAALDAGVVTDADAPTQTPDPYPLPGTDTLLPNAGTGCEDASMAEAVRWSCNTVMAKIGVRVGLRRMVAAAERFGFNDGGLRVPSWVSRSDFDTDMSLDQLALSSIGQFNTKATPLQMAMVAAAVANGGEVRTPYLVDRTTQEDGSPVRRADQRTLSRAMSPSTALRMQELMVSVVEDGTGRNAAIPGAVVGGKTGTAQHGVGNAGTPYAWFISWARAEDAPQAAVAVAVVVEDAVADRRGISGNSAAAPIARAVMEAALSARPRRR, encoded by the coding sequence GTGATCCGCTACATCCGCTGGTGCGCGTACTTCTGCGCCCTGCTGCTGCTCGCCCTGCTCGTCAACGTGGCCCGCGTGCAGGTCTGGGAGGCCGCCGCCTACGGGGCGAATCCGGCCAACAAGCGCCCCGTCATCGCGCGGTACGCCGAACCGCGCGGGGACATCCTGGTCGACGGCAAACCCGTCACGGGCTCCCGCGACAGCGGACAACTCCTGCGTTACGAACGGACGTACGCCGACGGCCCCCTCTACGCGCCCGTCACCGGCTTCTCCTCCCAGACGTACGGCACCAGCTTCGTCGAGCGCGCCGAGGACGCGATCCTGGCGGGCACCGACCCGGGGCTGTCGGCGTTCCCGCTCTGGTACGAGCTCTCGCGCGGCCGCCCCGGCGGCGGCGACGCGGCCACCACCATCCGGGCCGCCCTCCAGACGGCCGCGTACCGGGGCCTCGGTGGCAAACGCGGGGCGGTGGCCGCGCTGGAGCCGGCGACGGGCCGGATCCTGGCGCTGGTCAGCAGCCCCTCGTACGATCCGGGCCTGCTGTCGGGCACGGGCACGCGGGTCAAGGCGGCCTGGGAGCGGCTGAACGCCGACCCGACCCGGCCGATGCTGAACCGGGCGCTGCGCGAGACGTACCCGCCGGGTTCCACGTTCAAGATCGTGACGGCCGCCGCCGCCCTCGACGCGGGCGTGGTCACCGACGCCGACGCCCCCACCCAGACTCCCGACCCGTACCCGCTGCCCGGCACGGACACCCTGCTGCCGAACGCCGGCACCGGCTGCGAGGACGCCTCGATGGCTGAGGCCGTGCGGTGGTCCTGCAACACGGTGATGGCGAAGATCGGGGTGCGGGTCGGGCTGCGGCGCATGGTGGCGGCGGCCGAGCGCTTCGGCTTCAACGACGGCGGGCTGCGCGTGCCGTCGTGGGTCTCGCGCTCCGACTTCGACACGGACATGAGCCTGGACCAGCTGGCCCTGTCCTCGATCGGGCAGTTCAACACGAAGGCGACGCCGCTCCAGATGGCGATGGTGGCGGCGGCCGTCGCTAACGGCGGCGAGGTGCGGACCCCCTACCTGGTGGACCGCACGACGCAGGAGGACGGCTCCCCGGTCCGGCGCGCCGATCAGCGCACGCTGAGCCGCGCGATGAGTCCGTCGACGGCGCTGCGGATGCAGGAGCTGATGGTGAGCGTGGTCGAGGACGGCACCGGGCGCAACGCGGCGATCCCCGGCGCGGTCGTCGGCGGCAAGACGGGCACCGCGCAGCACGGGGTGGGCAACGCCGGTACCCCGTACGCCTGGTTCATCTCCTGGGCGAGGGCCGAGGACGCGCCGCAGGCGGCGGTGGCGGTCGCGGTGGTGGTCGAGGACGCGGTGGCCGACCGGCGGGGCATCAGCGGCAACAGCGCGGCGGCGCCGATCGCCCGCGCGGTCATGGAGGCGGCACTGTCGGCCCGGCCTCGGCGGCGCTGA
- a CDS encoding XdhC/CoxI family protein, with the protein MRELAETARRWVAEGRVAFLARPVTESGFGPRDPAGAVLVDAGGECFGALYRGVFDAELVAEAGAMEGGGRTARVCEVSVGRAEAEDARLTCGGQAEVLLQPLAAIPAEWWELLGAGAGVALVTRLGEGADTAESEVVRAGEPAADDAARRAGELLGTRRPGRDALYGGSGLVLVEAYPSAPYVVIGGGGELAEVIERQAELLGWEAVTVDNAVDAEKVLGAHRDAACLVMLSHQEDFDVPTLRLALALGVPYVGALGSRRTTARRTEGLVAAGVTGSELARVHGPIGLDLGAKTPPETALAICAEILGVLGGKEGAGLLRDSNGPLR; encoded by the coding sequence ATGCGTGAGCTGGCGGAGACGGCACGGCGGTGGGTGGCCGAGGGGCGGGTGGCGTTCCTGGCGCGGCCCGTGACCGAGTCCGGGTTCGGGCCGCGGGATCCTGCCGGGGCGGTGCTCGTGGACGCGGGTGGGGAGTGTTTCGGGGCCCTGTACCGCGGGGTGTTCGACGCCGAACTCGTCGCCGAGGCCGGGGCCATGGAGGGCGGCGGCCGTACGGCGCGGGTGTGCGAGGTGTCCGTGGGGCGGGCCGAGGCCGAGGACGCGCGGCTCACCTGCGGTGGGCAGGCCGAGGTGCTGCTGCAGCCGCTGGCGGCGATTCCGGCCGAGTGGTGGGAGTTGCTCGGCGCCGGGGCCGGGGTGGCGCTCGTGACGCGGCTCGGGGAGGGCGCGGACACCGCCGAGAGCGAGGTCGTACGGGCCGGGGAGCCGGCGGCCGATGACGCCGCGCGGCGGGCCGGGGAACTGCTGGGGACGCGGCGGCCGGGCCGGGACGCGTTGTACGGGGGCTCGGGGTTGGTGCTGGTGGAGGCGTACCCGTCGGCGCCGTACGTGGTCATCGGGGGCGGCGGTGAGTTGGCCGAGGTGATCGAGCGGCAGGCGGAGCTGTTGGGGTGGGAGGCGGTGACGGTGGACAACGCCGTCGACGCCGAGAAGGTGCTCGGCGCGCACCGGGACGCCGCCTGCCTGGTGATGCTGAGCCACCAGGAGGACTTCGACGTGCCGACCCTGCGGTTGGCGCTCGCGCTCGGGGTTCCGTACGTGGGTGCGCTCGGCTCGCGGCGGACCACCGCGCGGCGCACCGAGGGGCTCGTGGCGGCCGGGGTGACGGGCTCGGAGCTGGCCCGGGTACACGGGCCGATCGGGCTGGACCTGGGGGCGAAGACCCCTCCGGAGACCGCGCTCGCCATCTGCGCGGAGATCCTCGGCGTGCTGGGCGGCAAGGAGGGCGCGGGCCTGCTGCGGGATTCGAACGGTCCCCTGCGGTAG
- a CDS encoding beta-glucanase: MATGAFGWVRWVGSLVGGRREVVFEADFGSAAQWVAGRSWAYPDGGPVNPGDNKLDHLTADPAYSRGGTFRATPRPDGNWDTGLLTTEGSDEGFTVRTGDVLEARIRLPEEVGAWPAIWTWRDGDQEVDVFEYHPDNPDLLELSNHVREAHLYHRDPQVAPGAWVDLKVEFGRSSVVWWVNGTRVFSDRRGVGRGWRAYLIVNLSVSAGRYHPAPGPGVTEMSYEVTRLRVYR; encoded by the coding sequence ATGGCTACGGGCGCTTTCGGGTGGGTGCGGTGGGTGGGGTCGTTGGTCGGGGGGCGGCGGGAGGTGGTGTTCGAGGCCGACTTCGGGTCGGCCGCGCAGTGGGTGGCCGGGCGGTCCTGGGCGTATCCCGACGGGGGGCCCGTCAATCCGGGGGACAACAAGCTCGACCACCTCACCGCCGACCCCGCCTACAGCCGCGGCGGCACCTTCCGCGCCACCCCGCGCCCCGACGGGAACTGGGACACCGGACTGCTCACCACCGAGGGCAGCGACGAGGGGTTCACGGTGCGCACCGGCGACGTGCTGGAGGCCCGGATCCGCCTCCCGGAGGAGGTCGGGGCCTGGCCGGCGATCTGGACCTGGCGCGACGGCGACCAGGAGGTCGACGTCTTCGAGTACCACCCCGACAACCCCGACCTGCTGGAACTGTCCAACCACGTCCGCGAGGCACACCTCTACCACCGCGATCCGCAGGTCGCGCCCGGCGCCTGGGTCGACCTGAAGGTCGAGTTCGGCCGTAGCTCCGTCGTGTGGTGGGTCAACGGCACCCGCGTCTTCTCCGACCGGCGCGGCGTGGGCCGCGGCTGGCGCGCGTACCTCATCGTCAACCTGTCGGTGTCGGCCGGGCGTTACCACCCCGCGCCCGGACCGGGGGTGACGGAGATGTCCTACGAGGTCACGCGGCTTCGGGTGTATCGGTGA
- a CDS encoding diiron oxygenase: MTTVTQRPALRDALGLLKDREQVAERLLESSAKHSFDPDTELDWDTPPVEGKYYWPPELISLYDTPMWKRMGEEQRVELSRHEAAALGSLGIWFEIILMQLLVRHIYDKSPTSNHVRYALTEIADECRHSMMFARMIRHHGAPEYPVSRVHHNLGRVLKTVSTTPGSFACTLLGEEVLDWMQRLTFPDERVQPLVRGVTRIHVIEEARHVRYAREELRRQMLTAPRWERELTRVSCGEAARVFSRAFVNPAVYENVGLDRREAVAQVRASGHRREVMQTGAKRLTDFLDDIGVLSGVGRRLWQMSGLLA; the protein is encoded by the coding sequence ATGACGACAGTGACGCAGCGACCCGCGCTCAGGGACGCCCTCGGTCTCCTCAAGGACCGCGAACAGGTCGCCGAGCGCCTGCTCGAATCCTCGGCCAAGCACTCCTTCGACCCGGACACGGAACTCGACTGGGACACCCCGCCGGTCGAGGGCAAGTACTACTGGCCGCCCGAGCTGATCTCCCTCTACGACACCCCGATGTGGAAGCGGATGGGCGAGGAGCAGCGCGTCGAACTCTCCCGCCACGAAGCCGCCGCCCTCGGCTCGCTCGGCATCTGGTTCGAGATCATCCTCATGCAGCTCCTCGTCCGCCACATCTACGACAAGTCCCCGACCAGCAACCACGTCCGCTACGCCCTCACCGAGATCGCCGACGAATGCCGGCACTCGATGATGTTCGCCCGCATGATCCGCCACCACGGAGCCCCCGAGTACCCCGTCTCCCGCGTCCACCACAACCTCGGCCGCGTCCTCAAGACGGTCTCCACCACCCCCGGCTCCTTCGCCTGCACCCTCCTCGGCGAGGAGGTCCTCGACTGGATGCAGCGCCTGACCTTCCCCGACGAGCGCGTCCAGCCCCTGGTGCGCGGCGTCACCCGCATCCACGTCATCGAAGAGGCCCGCCACGTCCGCTACGCCCGCGAGGAACTGCGCCGCCAGATGCTCACCGCCCCGCGCTGGGAACGGGAGCTGACCCGCGTCAGCTGCGGCGAGGCCGCCCGCGTCTTCTCCCGCGCCTTCGTCAACCCGGCCGTCTACGAGAACGTCGGCCTCGACCGGCGCGAGGCCGTCGCCCAGGTCAGGGCCAGCGGCCACCGCCGCGAGGTGATGCAGACCGGCGCCAAGCGGCTCACCGACTTCCTCGACGACATCGGCGTGCTCAGCGGAGTCGGCCGTCGACTCTGGCAGATGTCCGGCCTCCTCGCGTAG
- a CDS encoding Ku protein gives MRSIWNGAISFGLVSIPIKLVNATESHSISFRQIHVTDGGRVRYRKVCELDGEEVSGSEIGKGYEEADGSIIPITDEDLAQLPIPTTKTIEIVSFVPADEIDPLQMDAAYYLAANGATAAKPYTLLREALKRSRKVAIAKFALRGRERLGMLRVVDDVIAMHGLLWPDEIREPEGVAPEASVSVREAELDLADALMATLGEVEMASLHDDYREAVESMLEAKASGAFEPTEAVVEPAGGKVIDLMAALESSVRAAKASRGEAEETGEKTGEEGPEAEVTPIRRGVKKTAAASPKAVGGKKSTASSAKKTASSASARKSTAKSTASKSTASASKSTAAKSTTKSTASKSTISKSGASKSTSASAKKTAAKKAAPRKRSSA, from the coding sequence GTGCGATCCATTTGGAACGGGGCGATCTCCTTCGGCTTGGTCAGCATTCCGATCAAGCTCGTCAACGCCACCGAGAGTCATTCGATCTCCTTCCGTCAGATCCATGTGACCGACGGCGGCCGCGTCCGGTACCGCAAGGTCTGCGAGCTGGACGGGGAGGAGGTGTCCGGCTCCGAGATCGGCAAGGGGTACGAGGAGGCGGACGGGTCGATCATCCCGATCACGGACGAGGACCTGGCGCAGCTGCCCATTCCGACGACGAAGACGATCGAGATCGTGTCCTTCGTCCCGGCCGACGAGATCGATCCCCTCCAGATGGACGCCGCGTACTACCTCGCGGCGAACGGGGCCACGGCGGCCAAGCCGTACACGCTGTTGCGGGAGGCGCTCAAGCGCAGCCGGAAGGTGGCGATCGCCAAGTTCGCGCTGCGGGGGCGGGAGCGGCTGGGGATGCTGCGGGTCGTCGACGATGTGATCGCGATGCACGGACTGCTGTGGCCGGACGAGATCCGGGAGCCGGAGGGGGTGGCGCCGGAGGCGTCGGTGTCGGTGCGGGAGGCCGAACTCGACCTGGCGGACGCGCTGATGGCGACGCTGGGCGAGGTGGAGATGGCCTCGTTGCACGACGACTACCGCGAGGCCGTGGAGTCGATGCTGGAGGCGAAGGCGAGCGGCGCGTTCGAGCCGACGGAGGCCGTGGTGGAGCCGGCGGGCGGGAAGGTCATCGACCTGATGGCGGCGCTGGAGAGCAGCGTACGGGCGGCGAAGGCCTCGCGGGGCGAGGCCGAGGAGACGGGCGAGAAGACGGGCGAGGAGGGGCCCGAGGCCGAGGTGACGCCGATCCGGCGGGGGGTGAAGAAGACGGCGGCCGCGTCGCCGAAGGCGGTGGGCGGGAAGAAGTCGACGGCTTCGAGCGCGAAGAAGACGGCCTCTTCGGCTTCGGCGAGGAAGTCGACGGCCAAGTCGACGGCGTCCAAGTCGACCGCTTCCGCTTCGAAGTCCACGGCCGCCAAGTCCACGACGAAGTCCACCGCGTCGAAGTCCACGATCTCCAAGTCCGGCGCGTCGAAGTCCACTTCGGCCTCCGCGAAGAAGACGGCGGCGAAGAAGGCGGCGCCCAGAAAGCGCAGTTCGGCCTGA